The Sphingobium aromaticiconvertens genome has a segment encoding these proteins:
- a CDS encoding AtzE family amidohydrolase produces the protein MIARMLPGVIAIAKAVHEGRTTAVEQARSAILRIRAMDPVINAVTRLLEARALSEAAAVDAKRAAGLDPGPLAGVPYGVKDLFDVSGLPTTAGAAMRRSAAVATADAEAICRLRAAGAVLVATLNMDEFAYGFATINACWGTTTNPHDPTRLAGGSSGGSAAAVAAGMLPFTLGSDTNGSIRIPASLCGIWGLKPTHGGLPMQGVFPFVNSFDDIGPMTRSVADLAAVTAVLSPEGSSPSKGTPRIARLGGWFADNLHPDLAIALSTLDAQLGGLPIVELPNVEQARSAAFLMTAAEGGHRHLPALRTRALDFDSATRDRLIAGAALPVAAYRDADLFRSLFKKQVADLFTRYDILIAPTTVGPAPLIDDPMIEISGKRVPARANLGFFTQPLNFAGLPVVAAPLGFSAGLPLGVQLVGAPGSEARLFDFAASLEARGLLGLGHDGAVLVKA, from the coding sequence ATGATCGCGCGCATGCTTCCCGGCGTCATTGCGATAGCCAAGGCCGTGCATGAAGGCCGCACTACGGCTGTCGAGCAGGCCCGGTCGGCGATCCTGCGTATCCGCGCGATGGACCCCGTCATCAACGCCGTGACCCGATTGCTGGAAGCGCGTGCGCTGTCGGAAGCCGCCGCCGTGGACGCGAAACGTGCGGCGGGGCTTGACCCTGGCCCGCTCGCGGGTGTGCCCTATGGCGTGAAGGATCTATTTGACGTGAGCGGACTGCCGACGACGGCGGGCGCCGCAATGCGTCGCAGTGCAGCGGTCGCTACCGCGGACGCAGAGGCGATTTGTCGACTGCGCGCGGCGGGGGCCGTGCTGGTCGCGACGCTCAACATGGATGAATTCGCCTATGGCTTTGCTACGATCAACGCCTGTTGGGGAACGACCACCAATCCGCATGATCCGACCAGGCTGGCGGGGGGGTCGTCAGGTGGATCGGCCGCTGCAGTTGCGGCGGGCATGCTGCCCTTCACGCTGGGTTCCGACACCAACGGGTCGATCCGTATCCCCGCCAGCCTGTGCGGCATCTGGGGATTGAAACCGACCCACGGCGGATTGCCGATGCAGGGGGTTTTCCCTTTCGTCAATAGTTTCGATGATATCGGGCCAATGACGCGATCAGTCGCTGATCTGGCAGCCGTCACCGCCGTGCTATCTCCAGAAGGATCAAGTCCTTCGAAGGGCACACCCAGAATAGCCCGCCTTGGCGGCTGGTTCGCCGATAATCTGCATCCCGACTTGGCCATCGCCCTTTCGACACTGGACGCTCAGCTCGGCGGACTGCCTATCGTGGAACTGCCCAATGTCGAGCAGGCGCGTTCGGCGGCATTCCTGATGACTGCGGCGGAAGGTGGGCATCGGCACCTGCCTGCCTTGCGAACCCGCGCGCTTGATTTCGATTCGGCAACCCGCGATCGCCTGATTGCCGGGGCTGCGCTGCCGGTAGCGGCCTATCGCGATGCGGACCTGTTTCGCAGTTTGTTCAAAAAGCAGGTGGCCGATCTCTTCACCCGCTACGATATTTTGATTGCGCCGACGACAGTCGGTCCGGCGCCCTTGATCGACGATCCGATGATCGAGATATCGGGCAAGCGTGTCCCGGCACGCGCCAATCTGGGCTTCTTCACCCAACCGCTGAATTTTGCAGGCTTGCCTGTGGTCGCAGCGCCCCTAGGCTTCAGCGCCGGGCTGCCGCTGGGCGTACAGCTTGTCGGCGCGCCGGGCAGTGAAGCGCGATTGTTCGATTTTGCCGCCAGCCTGGAAGCAAGGGGGCTGTTGGGCCTTGGCCATGATGGTGCAGTGTTGGTGAAGGCATGA
- a CDS encoding gamma-glutamyltransferase family protein: MMHNTPKSYRGMVTSPHHLASQTGRDVLRDGGNAVEAAVAVAACLAVVYPHMTGMGGDGFWLIAEPCGTAHSIHGCGGAAARADLSLYAGYDAIPTRGPLAANTVAGTISGWAAALETGDGRLPLARLLRDAIHHAEEGVAVTAGGAAIAAAKGPELRSQPGSYATIFEPDGRPLVEGQRLRQPALAKTLRMLSENGLADFYTGALGRMIADDLAALGSPVSREDLAAHVASRPEPLRARISGIELFNSAPPTQGFASLMILALFDRLHAEDVDGFDHIHGLVEATKQAFLLRDTHVGDPAYHDFDWQGLLNDGAALDALAAGIDAARASAWPRSSAQGDTCWFAAADSDGRVVSAIQSTYFEFGSGIVLPQSGITWQNRGSSFTIATDGWNALAPGRKPFHTLNPALARFEDGRIMAYGTMGGEGQPQTQAALFTRYARFGVGLQKAVSAPRWLLGRTWGMQSTTLKLEDGFDPGLYDRLASAGHDVERVGPLTAMMGHAGAIVRHPDGLLEGATDPRSDGQVAAW, from the coding sequence ATGATGCATAACACGCCGAAATCCTACAGGGGTATGGTGACGTCCCCGCATCATCTGGCCAGTCAGACGGGGCGCGACGTGCTGCGCGATGGCGGCAATGCAGTGGAGGCGGCGGTGGCGGTCGCGGCATGCCTTGCCGTGGTCTACCCGCACATGACCGGCATGGGCGGCGATGGCTTCTGGTTGATTGCCGAGCCTTGCGGCACCGCCCATTCCATTCATGGCTGTGGTGGCGCCGCCGCGAGGGCGGACCTTTCGCTCTATGCCGGCTATGACGCCATACCGACACGCGGGCCGCTGGCGGCGAATACGGTCGCGGGGACGATTTCCGGCTGGGCAGCGGCACTGGAGACGGGGGATGGCAGGCTGCCGCTCGCTCGACTGTTGCGCGATGCAATCCACCATGCCGAAGAGGGCGTAGCGGTGACGGCGGGTGGCGCAGCGATTGCAGCGGCGAAGGGACCGGAGTTGCGCAGCCAGCCGGGCAGCTATGCGACGATCTTTGAGCCGGATGGGCGGCCGCTGGTAGAAGGACAAAGGTTGCGCCAGCCTGCACTCGCAAAGACACTGCGAATGCTGTCCGAAAATGGCCTTGCGGATTTCTATACTGGCGCTCTCGGCAGAATGATCGCGGACGACCTTGCCGCGCTCGGTAGCCCTGTGTCGCGAGAGGATCTGGCTGCCCATGTCGCCAGCCGCCCGGAGCCGTTGCGTGCGCGTATTTCTGGCATCGAGCTGTTCAACAGTGCACCGCCGACCCAGGGCTTCGCCTCGTTGATGATCCTTGCGCTGTTCGATCGGCTGCATGCCGAGGATGTGGACGGGTTCGATCATATCCACGGACTCGTGGAGGCGACCAAGCAGGCGTTCCTGCTTCGCGACACACATGTCGGGGACCCGGCCTATCATGATTTCGACTGGCAAGGCCTGCTGAACGACGGCGCCGCGCTCGATGCGCTGGCGGCGGGCATCGACGCGGCACGTGCGTCTGCTTGGCCGCGTTCGTCGGCGCAGGGCGATACCTGCTGGTTCGCTGCCGCCGATAGTGATGGCCGCGTGGTCAGCGCCATTCAGTCGACCTATTTCGAATTCGGGTCCGGTATTGTTCTGCCGCAGAGCGGGATCACCTGGCAAAATCGCGGGAGCTCGTTCACGATCGCCACCGACGGCTGGAATGCCCTCGCACCAGGCCGTAAGCCTTTCCACACGCTCAACCCCGCGCTGGCGCGTTTCGAGGACGGGCGTATCATGGCCTATGGCACGATGGGCGGCGAGGGGCAGCCGCAGACACAAGCAGCCCTCTTCACCCGCTACGCCCGTTTCGGTGTCGGGCTGCAAAAGGCAGTCAGTGCGCCGCGTTGGCTGCTGGGGCGTACATGGGGCATGCAAAGCACGACGCTGAAGCTGGAAGACGGCTTCGATCCCGGCCTCTATGATCGATTGGCATCAGCCGGTCACGATGTGGAGCGTGTCGGACCATTGACCGCCATGATGGGCCATGCCGGCGCAATCGTTCGCCATCCCGATGGCTTGCTGGAGGGTGCGACGGACCCGCGCAGCGATGGGCAGGTGGCTGCATGGTAA
- a CDS encoding allantoate amidohydrolase — protein sequence MVRGGLRAVARCDALGVAPYSGMDGGLYRGYLTPAYYAAQQAVAEWMVEAGMAVTRDPAVNLVGRYEGTVPDAPTLLIGSHLDSVRDAGRYDGPLGIMLGIEAVDALHRNDARLPFAIEVIAFGDEEGSRFPAAMLTSRAVAGTLAPEALVIADRDGVSLAHAGVDVARYLSAARAPGSVRAYLEAHIEQGPVLEAEGLAVGTVTGIAAQLRYMVAVRGAAGHAGTTSMTLRSDALAGAAEMILSVEDVARLAASDLVATVGQIAAAPGAANVIPGSVEFTIDIRSGNAARRDEAAEAILDRIAGIADTRGLGFAIKRIHDLPASPCDPALMDLMDDAVAAEGQSVRRVVSGAGHDAMVMAALCPTAMLFIRCRNGISHNPAEHVDAADVEIALRVMLGFIDRLGAACDD from the coding sequence ATGGTAAGGGGAGGCCTGCGGGCCGTGGCCCGGTGCGATGCGCTGGGCGTTGCGCCTTATAGCGGCATGGATGGCGGGCTGTACCGTGGTTATCTGACCCCGGCTTATTATGCCGCTCAACAGGCGGTCGCGGAATGGATGGTCGAGGCGGGGATGGCGGTGACACGCGATCCCGCCGTCAATCTCGTCGGTCGGTATGAGGGCACCGTCCCGGACGCGCCCACGTTGCTGATCGGCAGCCATCTCGATAGCGTGCGCGACGCGGGACGCTATGATGGGCCGCTCGGAATCATGCTTGGCATCGAGGCGGTGGACGCGCTTCATCGGAATGATGCGCGCCTTCCATTCGCAATCGAGGTCATCGCCTTTGGCGATGAGGAAGGATCGCGCTTTCCTGCTGCGATGCTCACCAGTCGCGCCGTCGCGGGAACGCTTGCCCCCGAAGCACTGGTAATCGCCGACAGGGACGGCGTGTCGCTGGCCCATGCGGGCGTGGACGTGGCGCGCTATCTGTCAGCGGCCCGCGCACCCGGCTCGGTGCGGGCTTACCTTGAGGCGCATATCGAGCAGGGACCGGTGCTGGAGGCGGAGGGGCTTGCTGTGGGCACCGTCACCGGCATCGCAGCGCAGTTGCGCTACATGGTCGCCGTGCGCGGGGCAGCGGGTCATGCCGGTACGACCAGCATGACCCTGCGCAGCGATGCGCTGGCGGGCGCCGCTGAGATGATATTATCTGTCGAGGATGTCGCACGTTTGGCGGCTTCCGATCTGGTAGCGACCGTCGGCCAGATCGCTGCCGCGCCGGGCGCGGCCAATGTCATTCCCGGATCGGTCGAATTCACCATAGATATACGGTCAGGCAATGCGGCGCGACGGGACGAGGCTGCCGAAGCGATATTGGATCGCATCGCTGGTATCGCCGATACGAGGGGGCTGGGCTTCGCCATCAAGCGCATCCACGACCTACCCGCCAGCCCCTGCGACCCGGCGCTCATGGACCTGATGGACGATGCGGTCGCGGCTGAAGGGCAGTCGGTGCGCCGCGTTGTCTCGGGTGCCGGGCATGACGCGATGGTGATGGCCGCTCTCTGCCCCACTGCCATGCTGTTCATCCGGTGCCGCAACGGCATCAGCCATAATCCTGCCGAGCATGTGGACGCCGCCGACGTTGAAATTGCCTTGCGCGTCATGCTGGGGTTTATCGATAGACTGGGAGCCGCGTGTGACGACTGA
- a CDS encoding alanine--glyoxylate aminotransferase family protein, translating to MGPGPINAHPRVLRAMSADLLGQFDPEMTAYMNQVMALYRPIFGTANPWTFLVDGTARAGIEAALVSLVSPGDRVLVVNFGRFGLLLTEILLRIGAMIATVDAPWGEVVSMDAITAAIERTSPSLVACVHGDTSTTMTQPLEGIGALCRAAGALSYVDATATIGGMEIAADRWDVDIVTGGLQKCLGGPSGSAPITVSALAAERIFARRHVEQGIRTAHMADGVGPRIGSNYFDLAMIMDYWSDKRLNHHTEATTMLYAARECARTVLEEGLGARYARHAAAGRAMAAGLQAMGLSLFGDDRHRMTNVAGVYIPDGVDGERVRTAMRGQFQIEIGTAFGPLQGRIWRIGAMGYNAMLHKVLLTLGALEACLAAEGFALPGGVAIRAATQAWEG from the coding sequence ATGGGGCCGGGTCCGATCAACGCCCATCCCCGCGTGTTGCGCGCCATGTCGGCCGACCTGCTGGGCCAGTTCGATCCCGAAATGACGGCCTATATGAATCAGGTCATGGCGCTCTATCGCCCGATTTTTGGAACGGCCAATCCCTGGACCTTCCTGGTCGACGGAACCGCGCGAGCAGGGATCGAAGCCGCACTGGTTTCGCTGGTTTCGCCCGGCGATCGCGTGTTGGTGGTAAATTTCGGGCGTTTCGGGTTGCTGCTGACGGAAATCCTGTTGCGTATTGGCGCGATGATTGCGACCGTTGACGCGCCCTGGGGCGAAGTCGTGTCGATGGACGCGATCACCGCTGCGATTGAGCGGACCAGCCCCTCACTCGTCGCCTGCGTTCATGGTGACACATCTACCACCATGACACAGCCGCTGGAAGGGATTGGCGCACTCTGTCGCGCGGCTGGTGCCTTGAGCTATGTCGACGCCACCGCGACAATTGGCGGCATGGAGATCGCCGCGGACCGCTGGGACGTCGATATCGTTACTGGCGGTCTGCAGAAATGTCTTGGTGGACCGTCCGGGTCGGCGCCGATCACGGTGTCGGCACTGGCCGCCGAACGGATATTCGCACGCCGCCATGTCGAACAGGGTATCCGTACCGCCCACATGGCCGACGGTGTCGGGCCGCGTATCGGCTCCAACTATTTCGATCTGGCCATGATCATGGACTATTGGTCGGACAAGCGCCTCAATCATCATACAGAAGCCACCACCATGCTCTATGCCGCACGCGAATGCGCGCGCACGGTTCTGGAAGAAGGGCTGGGGGCGCGCTACGCTCGCCATGCGGCCGCCGGACGTGCCATGGCGGCGGGGTTGCAGGCCATGGGCCTCTCTCTCTTCGGCGATGACCGTCACCGAATGACCAACGTTGCCGGCGTTTACATTCCAGACGGGGTTGACGGCGAGCGGGTCCGTACCGCCATGCGCGGGCAGTTTCAGATAGAGATCGGCACGGCCTTCGGCCCGTTGCAGGGGCGTATCTGGCGGATTGGCGCAATGGGATATAACGCCATGCTGCACAAGGTGCTGCTGACGCTCGGCGCATTGGAGGCGTGCCTCGCCGCAGAGGGATTTGCGTTGCCCGGCGGCGTTGCAATCAGGGCCGCGACGCAGGCGTGGGAAGGATGA
- the puuE gene encoding allantoinase PuuE: protein MSQARDFVGYGANPPDPRWPGGARIAVQFVINYEEGAENNVLHGDKGSEAFLSEMVGAASHPARAMAMESLYEYGSRAGFWRLHRLFTERRLPLTVFGVAKAMELNPDAVDAMLAEDWEVASHGLRWIDYQYVPEDVERAHIAQAIALHTALTGSRPLGWYQGRTSPNTARLIAEEGGFVYDADSYADDLPYYDRRHSHAQLILPYTLDANDMKMVAYNGFTEGEQFFRYLRDTFDQLREEGGRMMSVGLHGRIAGRPARARALARFLDHVIACPDAWVARRIDIARHWMEVHPT, encoded by the coding sequence ATGAGCCAAGCCCGCGATTTTGTCGGCTACGGCGCCAACCCGCCCGATCCCCGCTGGCCCGGCGGCGCACGCATTGCGGTGCAGTTTGTCATCAATTATGAAGAGGGTGCCGAGAACAACGTCCTTCATGGGGACAAGGGATCGGAGGCCTTCCTGTCGGAGATGGTCGGTGCGGCCAGCCATCCGGCTCGTGCGATGGCCATGGAAAGCCTCTATGAATATGGCAGTCGCGCAGGCTTCTGGCGGCTCCATCGGCTGTTTACTGAACGGCGCCTGCCTCTGACCGTTTTCGGTGTGGCAAAAGCCATGGAACTGAACCCGGATGCTGTCGACGCGATGCTGGCGGAGGACTGGGAGGTCGCCAGCCACGGCTTGCGCTGGATTGATTATCAATATGTGCCGGAGGATGTCGAGCGCGCCCATATTGCCCAGGCAATCGCGTTGCACACGGCGTTAACAGGCAGTCGACCGCTAGGCTGGTATCAGGGGCGCACGTCGCCCAATACCGCCCGCTTGATCGCGGAGGAGGGGGGCTTTGTCTATGATGCCGACAGCTATGCCGACGACTTGCCTTATTATGATCGGCGGCACAGCCATGCTCAGTTGATCCTCCCCTATACGCTCGACGCCAACGATATGAAGATGGTCGCCTATAATGGCTTTACCGAAGGCGAGCAGTTCTTCCGCTACCTGCGCGACACGTTCGATCAATTGCGCGAGGAAGGGGGCCGGATGATGTCGGTGGGTCTGCACGGCCGTATCGCCGGCCGGCCGGCCCGCGCCCGCGCGCTCGCCCGCTTTCTCGACCATGTGATCGCTTGTCCGGATGCCTGGGTCGCGCGCCGCATCGACATTGCCCGCCACTGGATGGAGGTCCACCCCACATGA
- the hpxZ gene encoding oxalurate catabolism protein HpxZ yields the protein MIIDDPILLTEVTAAFMEYERALMTDDVPAMDALFHDAPTTNRYGVGEVLYGIEEIRAFRKGRGGSPQRTLGRVAITVYGDSFATADAEFFRENSDRRGRQTQTWAKFPDGWKVVSAHVSLEGSTS from the coding sequence ATGATCATAGACGACCCGATCTTGCTCACCGAAGTCACGGCCGCGTTCATGGAATATGAGCGCGCGCTGATGACGGACGACGTGCCCGCGATGGATGCGCTGTTCCACGATGCGCCGACCACCAACCGTTATGGCGTGGGCGAGGTGCTGTATGGGATCGAGGAGATACGCGCATTCCGCAAAGGGCGTGGCGGATCGCCGCAGCGCACGCTGGGGAGGGTCGCGATCACCGTCTATGGCGACAGCTTCGCCACAGCCGATGCAGAATTTTTCCGCGAAAACAGCGATCGGCGCGGTCGCCAGACCCAGACCTGGGCGAAATTCCCCGATGGCTGGAAGGTGGTTTCCGCGCATGTCAGTTTGGAAGGCAGCACCTCTTGA
- a CDS encoding bile acid:sodium symporter family protein → MKRLIALVDPYILALLATVGLASILPARGVGAQWFEGAADIGIVLLFLLHGAKLSREAIIIGAANWRLHLTVLMTTFVLFPMLGLGISVVPGLVPLVATGMLFLTLLPSTVQSSIAFTSIARGDVAAAICSASFSNLLGIVITPSLVALLMQGGGASLSLHSVETILLQLLLPFLAGHLLRPVIGAVVARHKTSITYVDRGSILLVVYTAFSAAVVEGLWHQLSVETVLLVASLCLLLLGVILTFTYVIGKICGFSREEAIVLLFCGSKKSLAAGVPIAGVLFPATQVGQLILPLMLFHLLQLIACALIARRLGKSASPVVSPAPKFNAA, encoded by the coding sequence ATGAAAAGACTGATTGCCCTTGTCGATCCCTATATTCTTGCGCTGCTGGCGACTGTCGGGCTTGCTTCAATCCTGCCCGCACGGGGCGTTGGAGCACAATGGTTTGAAGGAGCGGCCGACATAGGCATAGTCCTGCTGTTCTTACTGCATGGTGCAAAATTATCGCGGGAGGCGATCATCATAGGCGCGGCCAATTGGCGCCTGCATTTGACCGTTCTGATGACGACGTTCGTCCTTTTTCCAATGCTTGGCCTCGGCATCAGCGTGGTTCCAGGGCTTGTACCCCTCGTGGCGACAGGCATGTTGTTCCTGACGCTGTTGCCGTCGACCGTGCAGTCGTCGATTGCGTTCACGTCTATTGCCCGTGGCGATGTCGCGGCTGCAATTTGCAGCGCCTCCTTTTCCAACCTTTTGGGCATCGTGATCACGCCATCATTGGTTGCGTTACTGATGCAGGGGGGAGGCGCGTCGCTCTCGCTCCATTCCGTCGAAACGATCCTGCTGCAATTGCTTCTGCCGTTTCTTGCAGGGCATCTGCTCCGGCCCGTTATCGGCGCCGTTGTTGCTCGGCACAAGACGTCAATAACCTATGTTGACCGGGGTTCGATATTGCTCGTCGTTTACACAGCTTTCAGCGCCGCAGTTGTGGAAGGGTTGTGGCACCAGTTGTCAGTCGAGACTGTGCTGCTCGTCGCCAGCCTTTGTCTATTGCTCCTTGGTGTCATTCTGACATTCACCTATGTCATCGGCAAAATATGTGGATTTAGCAGGGAGGAGGCAATCGTCCTTTTATTCTGCGGGTCGAAGAAGAGCCTGGCCGCTGGGGTTCCTATAGCTGGCGTTCTCTTTCCAGCAACCCAGGTCGGGCAACTCATTTTGCCACTTATGTTATTTCACCTGTTGCAGCTGATCGCCTGCGCCCTGATCGCACGGCGATTGGGCAAATCTGCCAGCCCGGTCGTAAGTCCCGCGCCAAAGTTCAATGCTGCCTGA